The proteins below come from a single Bradyrhizobium manausense genomic window:
- the recQ gene encoding DNA helicase RecQ, which yields MSVPSTAPLPAPADGRDALSVLHSVFGLPGFRGAQGEIIRHVTDGGNCLVLMPTGGGKSMCYQLPSLLREGCGIVVSPLIALMRDQVAGLIEAGVNAAALNSSLTLQEASDIERRLIAGDLDLLYVAPERLVTPRCLSMLAQAKVALFAIDEAHCVSQWGHDFRPEYVGLSIIAERFPEVPRIALTATADELTRKEIVQRLQLADSPQFVSSFDRPNIRYEIVDKRNAVSQLKEFIRERHAGDAGVVYCLSRNRVEEVAAALDDAGIAALPYHAGLDSSVRSRNQDRFLNEDGIVIVATIAFGMGIDKPDVRFVAHLDLPRSIEAYYQETGRAGRDGKPSAAWMAYGLSDIVQQRRMIDESTGSDEFKRVSIRKLDALVGLAETAQCRRKRLLGYFGETLRGESCGNCDNCLTPPKMRDGKVLAQKLLSCAYRTGQRFGAMHLIDVLIGRLTEKVTQFGHDKLSVFGIGRELNEKQWRTVLRQLVAMGHLQSDSEAFGALKLTETARGVLRGETEVWLREEAPTARVRVSRAKSRRGDLAPATNAPQGDVDPELRARLRSWRSDVARERGVPAYVVLHDATIDGIVRAWPTTLDELRNIPGIGDKKLEHYGDELLQIVKTR from the coding sequence ATGTCCGTCCCTTCCACCGCTCCGCTGCCAGCGCCGGCCGATGGCCGCGACGCGCTGTCGGTGCTGCATTCGGTGTTCGGCCTGCCGGGGTTCCGCGGCGCGCAGGGTGAAATTATCCGGCATGTCACCGATGGCGGCAACTGCCTGGTGCTGATGCCGACAGGTGGCGGCAAGTCGATGTGCTACCAGCTGCCGTCGCTGTTGCGCGAAGGCTGTGGCATCGTAGTCTCGCCCTTGATCGCGCTGATGCGGGACCAGGTCGCCGGCCTGATCGAAGCCGGTGTCAATGCCGCCGCGCTGAACTCGTCGCTGACACTGCAGGAAGCCTCGGATATCGAGCGGCGCTTGATCGCGGGCGACCTCGATCTGCTATACGTCGCGCCGGAACGGCTGGTGACACCACGCTGCCTGTCGATGCTGGCGCAGGCCAAGGTCGCGCTGTTCGCGATCGACGAGGCGCATTGCGTCTCGCAATGGGGCCACGACTTCCGCCCCGAATATGTCGGCCTCTCCATCATCGCCGAACGCTTTCCGGAAGTGCCGCGGATCGCGCTGACCGCGACTGCTGATGAGCTGACGCGGAAGGAGATCGTCCAGCGACTGCAGCTCGCGGACAGCCCGCAATTCGTCTCCAGCTTCGACCGACCCAATATCCGCTACGAGATCGTGGACAAGCGCAACGCGGTGTCGCAGCTCAAGGAGTTCATCCGGGAACGACATGCGGGCGATGCCGGCGTGGTCTATTGCCTGTCGCGCAATCGGGTCGAGGAGGTCGCTGCCGCGCTCGATGATGCCGGCATTGCGGCGCTGCCTTATCATGCCGGGCTCGACAGCAGCGTGCGCTCGCGCAACCAGGACCGCTTCCTCAATGAGGACGGTATCGTCATCGTCGCGACCATCGCCTTCGGCATGGGTATCGACAAGCCGGACGTGCGCTTCGTCGCCCATCTCGATCTGCCCAGGAGCATCGAGGCCTATTACCAGGAGACCGGTCGCGCCGGCCGCGACGGCAAGCCGTCGGCCGCCTGGATGGCCTATGGTCTCTCGGACATCGTGCAGCAACGTCGCATGATCGACGAGTCCACCGGCTCCGACGAGTTCAAGCGCGTGTCGATCCGCAAGCTCGACGCGCTGGTCGGCCTCGCCGAGACTGCCCAGTGCCGGCGCAAGCGGCTGCTCGGCTATTTCGGCGAGACCTTGCGGGGCGAGAGTTGTGGAAATTGCGACAATTGCCTGACGCCGCCAAAGATGCGCGACGGCAAGGTGCTGGCGCAAAAGCTGCTGTCCTGCGCTTATCGCACCGGACAGCGTTTCGGCGCGATGCACCTGATCGACGTATTGATCGGACGCCTGACCGAGAAGGTGACGCAGTTCGGTCACGACAAGCTGTCCGTGTTCGGCATCGGGCGCGAGCTCAACGAAAAGCAATGGCGCACCGTGCTGCGACAGCTGGTGGCGATGGGCCATCTGCAAAGCGACAGCGAAGCTTTTGGCGCGTTAAAGCTGACGGAGACCGCGCGCGGCGTGCTGCGTGGAGAGACCGAGGTGTGGCTGCGCGAGGAGGCCCCCACCGCCCGCGTTCGCGTCAGCCGTGCCAAGTCACGGCGTGGCGATCTCGCGCCGGCGACGAATGCGCCGCAAGGCGATGTCGATCCCGAACTGCGCGCACGCCTGCGCTCCTGGCGCTCGGACGTTGCACGCGAGCGTGGCGTGCCGGCCTATGTCGTTCTGCACGATGCCACCATCGACGGCATCGTCCGAGCCTGGCCGACCACGCTCGACGAATTGCGCAATATCCCTGGCATAGGTGACAAGAAGCTCGAGCATTACGGCGACGAGCTGTTGCAGATCGTCAAGACGCGGTAG